A segment of the Manihot esculenta cultivar AM560-2 chromosome 13, M.esculenta_v8, whole genome shotgun sequence genome:
AAATAATTAGGATACCCAAAATGTCTATAATTGGATTCattaattacaatatttttatttattttaattagttaaaaaattattattatttaaaaaatctttgATTGGCCTGGTTTGTAAGATTAGTttcttatttaaatcaaatcctagtccactaaaaattatttagatatttACATAAGTTTcacaatttattaatataattttcaaattattagTTCTATTTAAAGTTAAACTCTAATTAGTTTTACCATTAATTAAAAACATTACTAAAAAAATCcatttaaattagaaaattaatttctaatttttaaagattttaaattatttttttataaaaattatttcaaaataaaaactttGCAAAATTTAATCATAGAGTTTACGAAATAAAAAcctcattatttaaattaatcatagagtttatatatatatatattattaatcctTATTATACTTGATACTTTTTAGAggagttttttttttgctattattaaatttaaaatattatctcaCAGTTTTATAAATGTTCAaccattttttttcaaaaaataaaaaataaaaaaatcgctTCTCCTTCAAGttgattcattttataaaaaataaattgattccaAAAATAAGAAGtttataattctattaaaaaattggCACTATTAATATagtaagaattaaaactttttattatctattgaatttaaattaaatttatattatttaattaaatatttcctttattaattataatttaaaaataattaaaatgacaCCTGTCAACTAATAAATAgtgtgaatttaaaattttaaattaattatattaattttataatttctttataGAAGCGTTGCTACTAGTCatggtttaaaatcaaatcgaataaattaaaaattaaaattttaatatttatataaactgaatagaatcgattttgataaaaaattgaatcgaattaaatcagtctgatttagtttgatttgattcaatttaatcaatttgaatttttaataaattttttattttttactctttatttttaatattttaaaatttaaataaaatattttatttaatctccctatattattgaaaataatatattattatcactgattggttcgatttaatttttttaattttttttattaaaaccaaaccgaaataatcaaaatttttaaaattaaaaattaaattgaactgaaatgtataaaaaatcgaactaaattttcaaattaattaaatttaatcgattttttcaattcgatttaaatcgaatactgGTCACCCTAAAcgctataatatttaaattaaatctaactataagtgatattaaaatattatataattttaataactattattaattattaaaatagattATTAACTGAAATATTAAATATGCATACACAACAATAATATTAAGAATTCTTAaagtaataaaacattatataattttaaaacttttgagATAATTAAGAATTCTTAAACTAATAAAtccaaattaatattaaataattttgagaaggattgttaaaataataatgataatatttttaatgtggatgaaaattcaattttttaatcaaatatactaaaattaaaatagtttttatatataatattaatttttaaattacaatttttttaaacataattaTGTGATAAAAAATGAATTACGAGATAAGAATAACACGCAGTACACTATAAATTGtccttaattttttatattatttataattatataatttattatttaaataaatttattttagagtttatatgttttaaaattttaaaaataaatgtggTAGTAATTACTagggattttaaatttttttattttttaaaagcagttttaaaaaatttaaatgtgtaaacaaatttaaaaaaaaaaaaaagaaacccatttactttaaaaaaatccatttccgtaaaaatttaattaaaaaattaaatatttacttttttttttacatataaaatcTAAACTTGTTAACTTCTATTTTAATggactaaaaaattttatatacatatgttatttaattaatttgatttcttggattaatttactattttaatttaatttatattttattaaaaaatataaaattaaaattttaataaattgaatattttattcagattattatatatttttattgtaattttttattatattacttttctctcattaatgaaaaatattttaaaatttatatatatatttaattatttcttcTAAGTAAAGTTAGATTATATTTTTAAGaccattttttttcttaattaaattcataatatggtttaaaaattttaaattcttatttgactattaaaaattaatatgttattataatgttataatatataaaaatacataaaaatatataaagtacAAAATCATGGGTTTAATAAcatgttaaataaaaattagtacAATTAAAAGccactaattaaaatatattaaatgatatattattactttttgcttatatatatatatatattatattgatACTGTATAAGATTTGTTTAAAGGATTGATAGTGTATATATAAGATTTGTTTGAAATAAATGGTGAATTGTAGTTACCAAATAAGTCTACgtaataaaaatatgataaatagaTAATGTGACTATCATAAGTGGATAATATTGTTACACAGAAAAATCCAAACACATTAACATTTGATTTATCACCAAAACTCGCTTTATTTTAAACGAGTTAAATCTCGGTATAAAATTACAGTTAACAGATAGAATTCACCGAActtctattatatttataattacagAATCTCTGACCAGTTAATTCGACGAAATGTCTTATTACGTTATCGGCCACATCATCccgtattattataaaatattatatttaactcaattcttttataatataaaaattaaggattacagaaataaaaatatataattttcaatctattcaaatttttaaacaATTCATTCGATTTTTTAATATACTGACTTAAGTGTTGATAGAGTTATATGATATACTAGCTTATTTTTTGATATACCGACTTAAGTGTTGATAGAGTTACATGAACACCCATTGTCCCGCAAtctcacgttctctttcttaCAATATAGTCAATCATATCACAATTTCTTCTGACCGAATCATTTGATCCAATCACAacataactttattttttgacTGAATGTATAAAAGATTATACAATTAAAACTAATTATATTATGTAATGTACATTAATAATTAAGTTTAAAGCTATTAAGcattatttttcatgaaaaaatgACAATTGTTTCAAAAACTAAACCGAAACCGAAAAACCATTATTAGATTAAATCAGAATGGAACAGAAAAACAAAACTGAATTCATACCAAATCTCAAGTTTGATTCTAATTCCTAAATAAATCTccaaatcaaaatcaaacaGCATATCCATTtcatatcaaataaaattcaaaatttataaatcacaAAATGGAAGGTttaaatctctatattattcacattttaatttccaatatatttagaaaaattcaCTGTACATATTACGATTAAGCTCTTAAAAAGTTCCAAATTATTTGGCAGTGTAAAAATGATCGGTCTTGATGATACTTGGGAGTACATATTACATCATAAAGAATTTATTGAAACAAAACCCACAAGAAAACTTATATACAATTTATGGCTGATTGCCATTCtgccaaaaaaaataaaaataaaattattacacAAAGCATCTTATACCTCTCAATAAACCTAATGAACTGGTAATAATACATGGTTTCATGAACCAATGCCATCACTTCTCTTTATTCTTCCCTAATCAACAAGCAAGAGCATCTTCGTGCCTCAAGTGTATAGTCTTAGGCGTGTCGTTATAGGCTCTCGGCACAAAGGACAAGTCGAAATGGTTGCAGCACAATCCTTGCAAGTCTTCAAAAAGGAATGGTAATAATAAGAACAGGGAAACACATGTACAACACGACTAGTCTAAATCTAGGCCTTGTTTGgttcaaataaattatttcctGAAAAGTGAACTTTCCAATAATAAAGGAAGAATGTTATTTTACTTGAAAGGCGAGGACTAAAATGTAATTgggaataaaatatatattcttcCAGAAGTTATGGATAAATTTCTTATGACTTTGTTTGAGACCAGCTTCATATCAATATTCAAAAATtgcatatcttttaatattatctCTCCAGATCATTTTAGGTCTACTCATTTTTCTAATTCTACTGCTAATTTATCACATTTTCATACAGGCACATTCGGTTTTCTAAGCTCGACAGAGCTTGATATTGTGAAACCATCTATCTTGACAATCTGACTTTGTCCCCAACATATATTACATGTCCTCTCTGTTGGATATTGGTATTCATATAACCTTATCCATTATCAAAGTATAAGACATCCATCTCAACATCTAGATTCCTTCCACACTCATCTTGTGGTTATATTGTACCTTTAAAGCTTAGCATTGCATGCCAAACACCATAGCAGACCTGATCACAGTTCTAAAAAACCTATCATTCCCTTTGTCAAGAATCTTACAGTCGCATAACACACCTATGAAACTCCTCCAATTCGTCCATCCAATTTCAATCCTATGAATTAAATCCTAGATATTACCTCATTCTTTTGAATAATAAACCTGAAAAACTGGACTTGATTGCATTTAGACACCAAATCCCCTCCAATAGAATACTCCCTTCCCTTCCTTCTATGAAAGACTCAATGTAGACATCCAGTCTTATTTCTACTCAGCCTAAAATCATTACCCTTAAAGAGTCCTTCTCCACAGCACTAACTTTTGATTAACTTCATTAAGGCAACATTATCTGCAAACAACATTGATTAACTCATCCATAATTAAGCAAACAAGTGCACGTTCTAAGTCGATCCCTAATGTAAACCCACTATTAGAGGAAGCTTGTTTGTATCATTCCTTATTCTTACACTTTTAATCGCATCCTCATATTAAGGTTGAATCCTTTCTTTTCTAGCATCATACAAAGACCTTCTCTTGATATTTGGCATTGACTCAGACTCCCATTTAAGTGTTTTGCAGTTTCCTGTTTAAGATCTTCCTATTTGGATTAAGAactgtttattttaattaggaTTTAGAAAGCTTATCTGTTTCCTATTTTGTGGATTTTAGAAAATCCATATTTATGATGGAGTGGAGCTCTTGTCGAATAAAACAAcaaaaaacatacataaatacatgaatacttttatatatatatatataaaccaacaaaaaggaaataagtttttgcaatAATTTTGGAGGTAAATCACCATGCATGATTGCACTCTTTTCTTCCTCCTTGTTCCCCTATCTTTTCTTCTAGAAGGCTGCCTAATAAAGTATCACCTGcattctttctcctctttgGAACTTTTTCTTTGCTCTTGCACAACTATACCCTTGTTTATATTTCCTAAGGTTATCGATATTCTATAAACTTAACCATGTTCATTCTCTAGCAAGAATAAGGTTGTGTATTAGTTCAATTAGTTCAGTGAGAAATTCATAACATTTCCAAACACCACTGTGTTTCTAGATTGACATTAAATGAATAATTCAACAATTAACAAAATAACTTACCATATGACCGCATCCAAATGCCATGTCTTTTGGGTTTGTCAAGCAAATGGGGCACacctaaaataaaagaaatagcaACTCAGAACCACAGCTTATTTCAATATGAAACTAAGGCTTTTTTGTTTCGCGGAAAGCATTTTCCAAAAAGACATTTTTCGCGTTTTTCTCGTGTTCAAAACATTCTAGGAAATTTAGTcgaaggaaaatatttttccttgTCAAAAGAAAATTAAGCCATTTATAGGAAAAGAATTCCTCTTTTCAGAAGAGGAAGTTAGATTGAGGATTTTGAAATCTTAACATTACTAGACTTTCTATACATGATGTTTATTAacattctttgttttttttttaacacatcTATCAAGCAGTGAAAAATAAGTCATTTCTTGGATAATAATTTCCTTGGAAAAcattttctatataaaaattattttccgcGAAACAAATGGAGTCTAACTTAGGAGATATTTAGGGGGAAATATAATACAGGTTCTACTGGAGCTGTAGGTTCAGCTGCATCAAATGTTCTCATGGTTGGGATTGATTTAACTGCATTATCATGATCAACGACTTCACGTGGAGGAGGAAGTGGCCTTGTACGAGGATGGGACCTCATTTGAGCGAGACTTGATTCTCTACTGCACAAGGAAATTGTTTACATGTTCAAACTCCTAGAGCTGATAAAATATTTGTTATTAACTAGAAAAGCACTTGAGTCATACTTGATGTAATGAAGCCTTTGAGTCGCTCTGTATTGGAATGGAATTTCCATTAAGGCAGCAAGTGCGAAGGCTGCTTCTTTCTTTGATGTTTGTGTGTTCTCAGACATGATTTTAGTAAAGTTAACAAACTACAGgaggaaataaaaaataaaaaagatagagAAGATTATCAGAATTTATGCTACCAATTTTAGTTAATAATGTTAAACAATCAATTTTCAAATGTTGGAATAGGACAATACTTTACAAAGATGCACCAAGTGGGATTAGTTTCAAACAAGTTGGTTACAAACCACACCAAAAAAAACATTAATCTAAATATGCTTCTATCTCTGCCCACTTAATCCCCTCTAAGGTTATTCTAATCAGAATTGTTCACAGGCTGTTTCCCCAGTCATATTGCctgtctttttctttcttttatatgtttcaTTTTGTTACATATAATAAGAAGACTAGTAAGTTAGGTTATGGAGGGAAAGAGATGTTTAGTAGTTAAGAACAACATAATGGCAGTCACACTGCTCTCCTATAAATAAGGGAGTCAGTTCTGTATTCAGGCATTCAAGAATCTATATCAGACTGACTCCTCTCTTCTAGAATTCTCTAGTCCCTTCTCATTTTCTCTCTATTCTCTTCTCATCTAATCTGTTTTCTTTAAATCTGTTCTCATCTCATGTTCCACTCGACTCTCTTCTTTAATCTCTGTAACAGAGATTATTAGATCTGGTTTTGAACATATATATCATACTTCTTGATTCATCTAGTCATGTGAAAAAGTTACACAGCCTTATCAAATATACCTGGAAGTTATCAAACGCACGTTGAGGAATGTTATCATCAAATTGCTGCATTGCATCCCATGGTCCATCCCCAACTCCAATCAAAATTATTGAGAGAGGATATTGGCTGTTCATTAAATTTCCCAGAAATCAAGAAGGTGAGGAATGCATAAATTACAACTTGAGATTCAGAAAGCATTATGTACCTAGCAGCAACAATGGAGTTCACAGTTGCTTGCTCTTGCGGACTGTAGCTCCCAAGTGGAGTATCAGGACTCCTAGTAACCTACATAATGTTGAAAACATCAGCAGCCATCATGAAAAGAAGGAAGCAGTTCAATAAAGGAATGAAGTATATAAAGCTTTTAAGAACCTGCCCATCAGCAATGATAACAAGGACATGGTACTGTCCACTGCTGTTTTCTACAATGTCAATTGCTGCATCAATAATTGGAGCAAATGCAGTTGGACCTATAGATGTGGATTTGAAAATAATCAGTATCAATTATCTGCACCACTCTGGTCTTTCATCCAAAAGCTCAAGTCAGAGGTCATAAAGAACATCACTAACAGGTGCTAGCCATGACCAGAGAAAAGAATTAGAAGCAACACATATATCATTTTGAAAGTTCTCACAAACTAGTAGCTACAGTACAGTGGATAAGGATCAGATCTAATAAGTAATAAATAATGATTATTCAATTTACTAGATCATCACTTTTTGAAAGTAGTTTACTGGATTAAGAAGAAATTTCTGGACAAAATTTATGTTTCCAAGGGTGAATGGAAACTTGGCCCGCTGACTTCTAAAGATCCTGTGCAGAGTTTGTGTTTTCATAAATTTGCCTCCATTCAATTGCTTAAACTACCCCACTATATAGAGTTTGTGCTTTTATAAATTTGCATCCACTCAAATCGCTTATATTGCCAGCACTGCGTAAAGTTAGTGACTTATTCTAGGttttatatgtattatttttatttatacaactcccaattgtttctttttgccACCACTGTGTTGCAGCCTTACAGGTCTTTCTCCTCTGGTGGGCCAAGCTAAATTAGGGCCTGGTGCATTAATGGTTTATGCTAGAAGAAAAATGAGGAAACCTCAAAATGAAGAGGTGGCTGGGAATTCTGAAATGTTAGTTACTGGGAGAATATTTGGTGGGGACCCCAAGGATAAAGGACAACGTGCAGCAGGGCATGAAGATTCACATGACAGGCAATTGGCTACATAGAATGGAGAAGCTCTCTTCATTAAACAAGTAATTTTGTATGTTTGTTTCGGCTAAACTTGGGCCAAGGATTCTTCTCTGGAATTCCTTTGGTATTCTCTTATTTTGTTTGTTCATCGGTATTGTAAGCAAGTGAAGTCTCTGTTTGTGTTCTTGAGAGTAGAGTTGctgtaaaaaaattcaaactgttcTTGATTGATTCAGTTAATGATATACAGCCTTCTACCAATTCCTTGCAATAAAAATACCTAAATCTATCAAAAGGCATTCTAGTAATGGGACTTTGAGGATTTCTTTTCCACTAAACCCATCTCTAAAGCTGACTAATGATTTTCATAATGCATGTATGAATAGCAATAGATCATGTTTGATATGAATCTGTAGAACAATGAAGAAGAACTTTTAGTTCATTGTACATGACATATTCCCCAATCAAAATAAGGTTCTTAACCATGATTTTAAATTGGGGTCGTAGCCACGTTTGTGGTTGTAGGTAACCGTAACAGGCTTGTAACAACCGTAAAATAATGGTACCGACCTAGCGCTATGCAAATTTTTCAAAACAATTTGCaaagttaataaaatgaattaatattgaTAGGTATAAGTCAGAATAACGTAGATAACTATATAATCgacataatatataaaatatagactatataacttaaattaaacatcattaaaacaaactaataaattgaaattaagcAATAGACtgcaaatcaatttaaaaaacataatttttattaataaaaatttatttttctaaacttataccttaatttttatttataataactaacatatatattaaatttataacttGTCCCAAATATTGAACTACAATTACCATTaacaaataacaaataaaacttatacataaaatttagaataagttatcttataattaatttaatgaaatagaTTTCAGtaatatagtttaaaataagaaaaaatcacATTATACTATATATCAGGTAAACTAATaactcaaaaaaattttaacacaaAATTAACATCAAAATGACTTTTAATCAacaaaaatataagaaaagtaaatgaaaaaaaagcaaattataaaaataaaagcaaaaaacagagaaataaatttatcttttagAAGAAAGACCATAGTCAAAACGAGGTTCGAATGAGAATCGAAATTTTCATTTCACAAATTGAGAATTGAGAATCGAATTTAATCATAAAATTCGCTAAGACTtccaaaaatcaattaaaaataatatatgttctaaaaataatttaaaaaatatatcataatgacatattttgataaatatagaattattatttatttaattagaaatattcttcataatagaataatatgtatgaattatgttatatatatatatatttttttttttgttataaattatgAACTTTGGAATTGTCGACAATAGTTATTATTATACATATATCGAAATTCTCATTTAAATTTGATCAaatgattaaatagtaaaaaagatagtatattaaaatattataaatataaactgTCATAACAACTACAATTAGTTAACTTAActgaaaagacaaaaaaaaaaagaaaaagacaaaaagaaGGAGCGGGGAAAAAATGGTTAGTGGAAGAAAAATAGTTGAGAGAAGGTTGTATATACACTTTTGTATAGCAAAAATgaataagattttaaattttgaaaatataagggCTAACAAactcttttaaataataaattataccaGGTGAAAAATTCTTTGATTCACCTTATTcactatcaatttttttatttagtcaCAATTCATATACCCTATAAATTTGAATTGCTAGGATATAGGATCAAATCGAGAATTGTAAGGTTCGAATCGAGAATCAAAAGGTTCAGGTACATTTAAGATTCACCTATAGATTCGAATCGATttgttggaaaaaaaaatttgaaaagtaAGATTTGAATCGAGAGTCATAAGATTCTAACAACAGTGAGAAAGACAATAAGAAATAGAGTAGTTTATAATGAAACTAAGCTTATAAGAGAAAAATGCAGCcaaaataaattgtttgagagaaaaagagattttgaaagaaaagagctcTGAAACTGCTAGAACTCATTGGAACCTTTATGTTTGGATCTAAATAAAAGgattaaattattgataatggTGAAAGACAATAAGAAATAGAGTAGTTTATGATGAAACTAAGCTTATAAGAGAAAAATGCAGCCAAAATGAATTGTTTGAGAGAAAAAGAGATTTTGGAAGAAAAGAGCTCTGAAACTGCTAGAACTCATTAGAACCTTTATGTTTGGGATGTAAATAAAAGgattaaattattgataatggTCGTTATCGCTACGTAACTTTTGGTGTTGTTACTGTTATGCATGAAAATTAAGGGGGCCTTTAAATAATGAGGTAACGGGTAACAACCTCCCAAAAAAAATGCTATTAAATAACGATCGTTACATACGTTATTGAAACCATGATCCTAACTTTCTTTTACAAGGATACCTAATACCCAAGGAATTATTCTTCTCCGACTAGAATTTATAAGTCACATATAAAGGTACACAAACTCTATAGCTTAGCAACTGCAAGGAAAGAAGTAAAACAAACtttgaaagcaaataataaaagagaGTTTGTCAAAAACCTGACAGCTTTAAATATGGAACAATCTCTCTATATCGGGCAAGAGCTTCCTCAAAACCATGACACTGTCGATGATCCGGATAAAAGCTGAAAACATATTTATCATGTGTTGTTGCTACCAGAAACGAGGGGAAAAAAATCAGATAACAAATCCATGAAATTCACTAATACATACACTATATATTTGGATTGAGTAATTTGtagaaaagaaatgaattcAATTCTCAcacaattatataatttttggcatgatttctgtttcttttaaatgaattttttaattaaatagaattgAATTCTTTTGCCTATTAGGTTTCCAaaaattagaattaataaaaaacgaattaattgaattgattaatataaaattataatttccaAAATTCAAACAAGGGGGATGAAGTATCACTAACCATCTCCGAATCCAAAACAAGGTATTAAATTATCTTCATCGAAAGGTGACAAAGTACGGCCAATGATAGAGATTGCTTGTTCATAGGGGTTTGGTGTGCTCCCAATCGCATGGAGGCTTTTACGATGAAATGAATGCCTGCCTACAGTTGATCGAATGAAAAAATTTTCCTCCGCTCATTAAAATAAAGAGTATATTAGTTCTTGGAAGTGAAAGAAGAATCACCTGTCCACTCATTACTCTTTGTGAAATCAATACCAAGAATTAAATTTGAAGATTCAAGACCAGCATCTCTTAATGCAGAAATAACCTGGGTATACATAACAAACATGCTGTTATTGGGTTTTCTATTACAGAAGATGTGGTATTCTCATCCACTAACCTCTAAGAATGTGTTAGATAATCAATTCACATACAGCAAATAATCTTGGGTTTCATAAAAAGAACTAAGAACATAGAAAAGATTACTTGATTCGAGAATAGGTAAACTGAGATAGAAAAGATCACTTGATCAGAAAAAAGTGAACAGAGAAGGCACATCACTTAGGTGATATATTTGTTAAAGTAATAGGTCGGGGACATCTTTTTCAGCTCCATGGGCACAATTATATGCCAACTTGAGAAAATTCATGAGAATAAAAGCACAAAAAGCATAAGGTCATCATGCAAATAAAGAAATAACATGCAATAGAATATTATACTCATCAGCTTTAGCAGATTTCTAGTAAAACCTACATAAGATTGGGTGATGTTACATATAGAAGAACTAAGTATAGAAATAAGTAAGTAGTTTTGGCGGGAACAATTATTTTTAGCTGTCTTTGTATATAAACAGCTGGAAAAGGCCTATTCAAGGCATTCATTCATCAACAAAGCCAACTACTTTTCCCCCtaaattctctctctctcctttctCTCTAGATTCCTGTCACGTATTCTAGGAAGAAATATAGAAATAAGAGGGATTTAAATGTATAGCAGGTAATATTACACCTATTATAGGTTGTTATAGCTAGTAGTGAGGTTGTTAGAGATATGAGTTTACAGCTGTCAAGTTAGTTATTGAGAAATAATATATATCCCAGTACAGCACACATGTAAGGGCATTCCAATTTTTCCATCAATACACATACAGCTTACCTGCTTCCCTCTAAAACCTTATTCTCTGTCCAAACAGTCTCTTCTTCTCTATTCTTCTCTATTTCTCTCTATTCTGCCTTATTTCAACCTGTTAGAGCAAGTGTCCTAACAATTCCCTCCCATTCTTCTGATTCTCTCTCCTTTCCTCTCTGTTCCTGTTATTCTCAGTAACTACCACTGACATTATCAGATCTGTTAGGGAATTATctaacaattggtatcagagctcagCTAATTCTGGCTAGAATTGGTGAGATGACCAGATCGCAGATCATTAGTGCCGACATTGTGAAATTGGCAGAATTCAAGGAGCAATTGCGAGAATTGCAGGATAATTTCCATTGAAATTCTAAAGAATTGAAAGGATTGAAGAACCACATGAAGACTGTATCCAATAAGAATTGATTGCGAACACTGCCAGTCTCAAGAATTCTGTTCTTGATGAGTTAGAAACCTTGTTGATTCATCTGGTGGGAAATAAAGGCAAAGGAATTGCGGACGCTGAGGGAGAAACTTCCAGTGGTGAAAGCAGAATCATCTTACCCATGCCGAGGGAACAGGGGAGCAACTCTCAGCCTGCTGAAGCCGCAATTACAGCAGATCAGACTTCAAAGGTAATCACCTCCCTAAAATAAAGTTGATTACCTTTGATGGAAATGAACCTAGGGCTTGGATTAGAAAATGTGACAA
Coding sequences within it:
- the LOC110630291 gene encoding E3 ubiquitin-protein ligase RGLG3 isoform X1, with translation MGNGESNFDYPRDDISQQPTYYSGSSMDDYYHQGEQPQQTTSSAGSSIDHHYQHRHEQPASFSGSSMDNNYQHSKHPTYIADNFNSLDQVISALRDAGLESSNLILGIDFTKSNEWTGRHSFHRKSLHAIGSTPNPYEQAISIIGRTLSPFDEDNLIPCFGFGDATTHDKYVFSFYPDHRQCHGFEEALARYREIVPYLKLSGPTAFAPIIDAAIDIVENSSGQYHVLVIIADGQVTRSPDTPLGSYSPQEQATVNSIVAASQYPLSIILIGVGDGPWDAMQQFDDNIPQRAFDNFQFVNFTKIMSENTQTSKKEAAFALAALMEIPFQYRATQRLHYINRESSLAQMRSHPRTRPLPPPREVVDHDNAVKSIPTMRTFDAAEPTAPVEPVCPICLTNPKDMAFGCGHMTCKDCAATISTCPLCREPITTRLRLYT
- the LOC110630291 gene encoding E3 ubiquitin-protein ligase RGLG3 isoform X2, encoding MGNGESNFDYPRDDISQQPTYYSGSSMDDYYHQGEQPQQTTSSAGSSIDHHYQHRHEQPASFSGSSMDNNYQHSKHPTYIADNFNSLDQVISALRDAGLESSNLILGIDFTKSNEWTGRHSFHRKSLHAIGSTPNPYEQAISIIGRTLSPFDEDNLIPCFGFGDATTHDKYVFSFYPDHRQCHGFEEALARYREIVPYLKLSGPTAFAPIIDAAIDIVENSSGQYHVLVIIADGQVTRSPDTPLGSYSPQEQATVNSIVAASQYPLSIILIGVGDGPWDAMQQFDDNIPQRAFDNFQFVNFTKIMSENTQTSKKEAAFALAALMEIPFQYRATQRLHYIKESSLAQMRSHPRTRPLPPPREVVDHDNAVKSIPTMRTFDAAEPTAPVEPVCPICLTNPKDMAFGCGHMTCKDCAATISTCPLCREPITTRLRLYT